Genomic window (Actinomycetota bacterium):
GACGAGGGGGTGGCCGCAGCGGTCTCGTTCCTGGACGGGGTCCGCCGCGCGCTGGACGAAGCCGGGGGAGGTGCTACCGGGGCCGGCGGCCCCGCTGGATCCTGATCTGCCTCACAGGAACCTCCTGGGTTCGGACTTCGTCCACTTTTTCATCTATCGGCATCGCGGCCACGGATTTGAAGCTTTCGTTACTCATTCCTCCGAAGAACGAGGCCATGCAACCCGCGACATGTATGGGGTTCGGTGGCGGGACATGAAATGGATCGAGAAGCTCGACGTTGTGGTGGGGTCGAAAAAGTAGACTCCCGCGTCGGGCCGGGATGGCGGAACGGCAGACGCGATGGACTCAAAATCCATTGTCCGCAAGGGCGTGCGGGTTCGAATCCCGCTCCCGGCACCGCTTCCACTGCGCTGGACGCCCCTATACTTCGGCGTCCGATGGACATCCAAAAGAGCCTCTCCCAGCTCGGCGAACGCATCACGCGCGCCCGTGAAGACCTCCGCATAGTCGAGGAACAGCTCCTGTTCCAGATGGACGTGTTGGAGGAGGCGAAGACGCGGATGCTCGTTGCCGAGACACCGCTCGCGGACCGCGAGTACCGGGTGGCCCGCGAGGACCACGACCGCCTCGTCCAGGAGCGCGAACGGGTGACCCAAGAGATCGCGGAGCTACAGCGGGAGCAGGATCGCCTGCTCGACCGCATGCTCGCGACGCCGCCGGTCTGACGATGGCCGAAGGCGCGAAGAAGCGGGTCGTGATCGCGGAGGACGAGGCGATCATCCGGCTCGATCTCAAGGAGATGCTCGAGGAAGAGGGACTCCAGGTCGTGGGGGAGGCCGCCGACGGAGAGGCCGCGGTCAGGCTCGCTACCGAGGCGCAACCGGACCTCGTGATCATGGACATCAAGATGCCGGGGATGGATGGGCTGAGCGCGGCCGAGCAGCTGGCGGAGAGCGGCGACACCGCCGTCCTGATCCTCACGGCTTTCTCGCAGAGGGACCTCGTCCAGCGCGCGGCCGAGGCCGGCGCCATGGGATACCTGGTCAAGCCTTTCCAGAAATCCGACCTGATGCCGGCGATCGAGATCGCGCTCGCCCGCCACGCCCAGGTGGCGGCCCTGAAGAGAGAGTCGTCCGACCTCACCGAGCAGCTGGAGACGCGCAAGGTCGTGGATCGGGCGAAGGGCAAGCTGATCGACGGCCACGGCCTCAGCGAGGCCGACGCCTTCCGCTACATCCAGAAGAAGGCCATGGACGAGCGCCGTCCGATGAAAGAAGTGGCCGCCTCCATCCTGGAGGGTTAGCGCGCAGGCTCGAAACGAGGTATCCTCCGACACTTGTAGTAGGGGTGTCCGGGAGCTGTCTCGCCGGCAGGAGTCAGACAGCGCAAGCTGACCGAAAACGTGCCATCTCGACGTCACATCGGTACACTTGCGCCGCTCTGCCGCCTGGTGGCGGAATAGCAAGCGGCATCTCGTAATGGGCGTGGGCCCGCAGGTATGAGCAAGGGGGAGTGGATGAAGCGAAGCAGGTCGTTCGTATTTCTGGCTCTGGTAATGGTGCTGTCGCTGGTAGCGGCGGCCTGTGGCGGCGGCGACGATCCCGGGCCGACAGCAGGCCCCGACGAGGAGATCAACTGCAACTGGACCATCGGCGCCATGGGCGCCTACTCCGGGGCTGCTGCTGCTCTGGGTCAGCGCATCGTCGAGGGAACGCAGAAGGCGATCGACGAGGCCAACGAGGCCGGCGAGGTCCCATGCACGCTCGAGATCCAGAAGGAAGACAGCCAGGGCGACCCGAACCAGGCCCCGGCTCTTGCCGACAAGCTGATCGAGAACGAAGAGCTCGTGTTCTGCGCCTGCCCGTACTTCTCGGGTGAGACGCTTGCGACGGGTGCGAAGTTCAGCCAGGCCGGCATCGGTATGTCGGGTACGGGCACGAACGAGACGATCGACGAGCAGGGCTTCGAGACCTGGTTCCGTGCCGTTGCGCCGGACAACATCCAGGGCGAGGTCGCGGCGGACTACCTCGCGAACGTGCTCGGCGCGCAGAGCCTCGCCGTCGTGCACGACAACCAGGACTACTCGAAGGGCATCGCCGAGGTCGTGATCGAGGCGGCAGGTCCGGACGTTCTGGCGACCGAGGACGCGTTCGTGATCGACCCCGAGGAGACGGACTACTCCGCAGTGGTCAGCAAGATCAAGGCGGCCAACCCCGACGCGATCTTCTACGGCGGTTACTACGAGGAGGCGGGTCTCCTTCGCAAGCAGCTCGTGGAGAACGGCGTGGACGTGCCGTTCATGTCCGACGACGGCGCGCTCGACCCGGGCTTTGTCGAGTCCGCGGGTGACGCTGCCGAGGGTGTCATCTGGAGCTGTCCGTGCGCGGACCCCCTCAAGATCGAGGGTGCCTCTGAATGGGTGCAGTCGATGAAGGACGAGTTCGGGCCGAAGGCACCGGGGACGTTCGCCGCCGACATGTACGACGTGACAAACGTCGCGATCGAAGCTCTGAAGGGCCTGAACGGCGACGAGGACATCGAAGAGGTCCGGGCTGCCGTGGTCGAGTTCTTCAAGAACGCAGAGGGCTTCGAGGGGATCGCGAAGACGTACTCGTGGGACGACACCGGCGAGTTCGAGGGTGGCCCCGAGGACATCTGGATCTACGAGAACAAGGGCGGCGAGATCAAGTCGATCGGCCCCGCCCAGGAGCTCATCGGGCAAGCTGGCTAAACGGCAAGTCGAACGTGAGGGGGACGAATGTCCCCCTCACGTGTATTTTCTGCACCTAATCTTTCGTCCTGTTCATCCGCGGACCTGACGCGGGCGACTCTCGGGGGAGATCTTGGACTGCAACACCGGTCTCATAGGTCCGGCTCTGGTAACGGGTTCGATCCTCGGGTTCCTCTATGCGTTGATCGCGCTCGGCTACACGATGGTTTACGGCGTCTTGAAGCTGATCAACTTCGCTCACGACGCGATCTTCGCCTTCGGAGCCATCTCGACTTGGTTCATCTTCGGCGAGGTCCTCGGCATCGCCGACGCGCAGACGGGCATCGTCCTGATCGCGGTCGTTATTGGCATCCTGCTCATCGGCGGCGTGATGTCGGCCGGAGGCGCCGTGGCACTAGAGCGTGTCGCTTACCGCCCGCTCCGCAAGCGGCACGCGGCCCGACTTTCCTACCTGATCAGCGCCATCGGAGCCTCGTTCTTCGCCACCTATCTCTTCCAGCAGGACTTCCTGCCTTTCTTGCTCGGTCCCGGCCCGCGTCAGTATCCGCCCGTTCTAGCCGCGGGACCCGACGCGTTCAGCATCGACATCTTCGGGTCCCGAGTCACCTCGCCGGAGTTCCTCATGGTGGTTGTAGCGATCGTGTGCTTCGTCATCCTCGACAGGTTGATCAACCAGACCTCGACCGGGCGCAGCATCCGCGCGCTCTCGGAGGATCCCGTTGCCGCTCAGCTCATGGGCGTGAACGTGGACCGCGTCATCATCATGACCTTCTTCATCGGAGGGTTCTTCGGTGGAGTGGCCGGCGCGATGTACGGGCTCCTGTTCGGGTCCATCGCCTGGAACCTCGGGTTCATCCCCGGCGTAAAGGCGTTCACCGCCGCGGTTCTCGGTGGTATCGGCAACATCCGCGGCGCCATGCTGGGAGGTTTGCTGTTGGGGCTCATTGAGAACATGAGCACGGTGTGCATCGGCTCTGAATGGAAGAACGTCATCGCGTTCACGGTGCTGCCACTGGTGTTGATCTTCCGACCGACCGGCATCATGGGTGAAAGGATTGGCGGCTGATGGCGTCCACCGGAGGAGCCGCTACGGCTCGTAGCGACGACCTACGCCCGTACCTCGACCGCAACTACCCGCGCCTGTCGCAGAGGCTGCCCGACTCCGTCGTCGCTCCCAGCAACATCGCGTGGCGTGGCTGGCGGCGTCTCGGCTACTTCCGCTACCTAATCGCGGCCGCGCTCATGGCCGTGATCCCCTGGCTGATGGACAACGACTACTTCCCGATCCTGCAGGGGGGCTATGGCATCAACGTCTTGTTCACGACCGGGTACTGGATCCTCTTGACGCTCGGGCTGAGCGTCGTCGTGGGTCTCGCGGGCCTCCTCGACCTCGGGTACGTCGCCTTCTTCATGCTGGGCGCGTACACGACCGCTCTGATGACGGATTCGGGCTCGCCCGATCAGTTCCACATCGTCGAGTGGCCGACGTGGACCGTGCTGCCGTTCGCGGTGTTAGTTGCGATGCTTGCGGGATTCGTGCTCGGTGTCCCGACACTGCGATTGCGCGGCGACTACCTCGCCATCGTCACGCTCGGCTTCCACGAGATCGTCCGGCAAGGCGCGAACAACCTCACGATCACCAACGGCTCGCGTGGCATCGCCCAGATCCCGTCGCCGGAGATCAACCTGCCCTTCTGGCAGCTCGACTTCGGGCTCGACGCCGAGTACTACTGGTGGTTCTTGCTGATCCCCGCCATCTTGCTGGCCGTCATGATGATCCGGCATCTCGACAACTCGAGGGTCGGGCGCTATTGGGCGGCGATCCGAGAGGATGAGGTTGCTGCCGCGGCGATGGGCGTGCCGGTGACGAAGATGAAGGTGCTCGCGTTCGTGATCGGAGCATCGGTCAGTGGCGTCGCAGGCTGGATCTATGCCATCAAGTTCGGATACATCGCCCCTAACAGCTTTCCTTTGCTGCAGTCGATCCTGGTTCTCTGTGCGGTCGTCATCGGTGGGCTCGGCAGCATCGCCGGTGCAGTGTTGGGCGCGATCCTGGTCACGACGCTTCCGGAGATCGTGCGCGAGCTGTCGGGCGGCGAGGAGATCTTGGGCTTCGACATCGAGAGCGGCCGTATCGCCATCTTCGGTGCCCTTCTGATCATCGTGATGATCTACCGGCCCGGGGGCCTGCTGGCAGCGCGCCGTCGCCGCACCGAGCTGCAGGAGGCCGGAGCCGCGGATGGTGTGATTGAAGCTGAGGATCCGCATGCGGCTTCGGTCAAGACGCGCGATGCCGACCTGTGGGACGAGCGCAAGAAGGGGAACGATTGATGGCCGAGACTTTGATGAGCGTCGAAGGCGTCACGATGGAGTTCGGTGGTCTCCGCGCCCTGTCCGAGGTGAACATCGACATCAAAGAAGGCGAGATCTTCGGCCTGATCGGCCCGAACGGCGCGGGCAAGACCACACTCTTCAACTGCATCACCGGCGTCTACACGCCGACCAGGGGCAA
Coding sequences:
- a CDS encoding branched-chain amino acid ABC transporter permease, with the translated sequence MASTGGAATARSDDLRPYLDRNYPRLSQRLPDSVVAPSNIAWRGWRRLGYFRYLIAAALMAVIPWLMDNDYFPILQGGYGINVLFTTGYWILLTLGLSVVVGLAGLLDLGYVAFFMLGAYTTALMTDSGSPDQFHIVEWPTWTVLPFAVLVAMLAGFVLGVPTLRLRGDYLAIVTLGFHEIVRQGANNLTITNGSRGIAQIPSPEINLPFWQLDFGLDAEYYWWFLLIPAILLAVMMIRHLDNSRVGRYWAAIREDEVAAAAMGVPVTKMKVLAFVIGASVSGVAGWIYAIKFGYIAPNSFPLLQSILVLCAVVIGGLGSIAGAVLGAILVTTLPEIVRELSGGEEILGFDIESGRIAIFGALLIIVMIYRPGGLLAARRRRTELQEAGAADGVIEAEDPHAASVKTRDADLWDERKKGND
- a CDS encoding branched-chain amino acid ABC transporter substrate-binding protein; its protein translation is MKRSRSFVFLALVMVLSLVAAACGGGDDPGPTAGPDEEINCNWTIGAMGAYSGAAAALGQRIVEGTQKAIDEANEAGEVPCTLEIQKEDSQGDPNQAPALADKLIENEELVFCACPYFSGETLATGAKFSQAGIGMSGTGTNETIDEQGFETWFRAVAPDNIQGEVAADYLANVLGAQSLAVVHDNQDYSKGIAEVVIEAAGPDVLATEDAFVIDPEETDYSAVVSKIKAANPDAIFYGGYYEEAGLLRKQLVENGVDVPFMSDDGALDPGFVESAGDAAEGVIWSCPCADPLKIEGASEWVQSMKDEFGPKAPGTFAADMYDVTNVAIEALKGLNGDEDIEEVRAAVVEFFKNAEGFEGIAKTYSWDDTGEFEGGPEDIWIYENKGGEIKSIGPAQELIGQAG
- a CDS encoding response regulator, which produces MAEGAKKRVVIAEDEAIIRLDLKEMLEEEGLQVVGEAADGEAAVRLATEAQPDLVIMDIKMPGMDGLSAAEQLAESGDTAVLILTAFSQRDLVQRAAEAGAMGYLVKPFQKSDLMPAIEIALARHAQVAALKRESSDLTEQLETRKVVDRAKGKLIDGHGLSEADAFRYIQKKAMDERRPMKEVAASILEG
- a CDS encoding branched-chain amino acid ABC transporter permease — protein: MDCNTGLIGPALVTGSILGFLYALIALGYTMVYGVLKLINFAHDAIFAFGAISTWFIFGEVLGIADAQTGIVLIAVVIGILLIGGVMSAGGAVALERVAYRPLRKRHAARLSYLISAIGASFFATYLFQQDFLPFLLGPGPRQYPPVLAAGPDAFSIDIFGSRVTSPEFLMVVVAIVCFVILDRLINQTSTGRSIRALSEDPVAAQLMGVNVDRVIIMTFFIGGFFGGVAGAMYGLLFGSIAWNLGFIPGVKAFTAAVLGGIGNIRGAMLGGLLLGLIENMSTVCIGSEWKNVIAFTVLPLVLIFRPTGIMGERIGG